One region of Lactobacillus johnsonii genomic DNA includes:
- the frc gene encoding formyl-CoA transferase, giving the protein MSENEKNEQNEYAPLKGIKVIDWTQVQSGPSCTQLLAWLGAEVIKIERTDTGDPTRNELLDIKDSWSLYFLQLNANKKSLTVDIKAPEGKKIMYDLIKKADVFVENIAPGSADRNGFGWDKLHELNPKLIYASLKGFNQGSRFENVKAFEPVAQSAGGAASATGWNKGPNNVPTQSAAALGDSNTGMHLAIGILAALLQREHTGEGTFVYQSMQDAVLNLCRIKLRDQIMLDNLGALPHYAVYPDWKWSKAIPRAENTEGGQVIGWTYKAKGWETDPNAYVYIVIQNENKNWDKLCEAMGHPEWETDPRFVDWQHRQLHKEELYPLIEEYTKQYDKYTLTKELGAAGVPVGPVLDWHELENDPDLNKDGAIVTINQGGNRGDFKTIGLPFTLSNYKPVYDKAPDLGENNKEILSKLGYDPDQIEDLVNKGVISKAKGPKNPRVHVIIDGKEH; this is encoded by the coding sequence ATGAGTGAAAATGAAAAAAACGAACAAAATGAATATGCTCCATTAAAAGGAATTAAAGTCATCGACTGGACTCAAGTACAATCTGGTCCTTCATGTACGCAACTTTTAGCATGGTTAGGTGCTGAAGTTATTAAAATTGAACGTACTGACACTGGTGACCCAACTAGAAACGAATTACTTGATATTAAAGATTCTTGGAGTCTTTACTTCTTACAATTAAACGCAAACAAGAAGTCTTTAACTGTTGATATCAAGGCTCCAGAAGGTAAGAAGATTATGTACGACTTAATTAAGAAAGCCGACGTATTCGTAGAAAACATTGCTCCTGGTTCTGCTGATAGAAATGGGTTTGGCTGGGATAAGCTTCATGAATTAAATCCTAAATTAATTTATGCTTCATTAAAAGGTTTCAACCAAGGTTCACGTTTTGAAAACGTTAAAGCTTTTGAACCAGTTGCTCAATCTGCTGGTGGTGCTGCCTCTGCTACTGGTTGGAACAAGGGGCCTAACAACGTTCCTACTCAATCAGCTGCTGCTTTAGGTGATTCAAACACTGGTATGCACTTAGCTATCGGTATTTTGGCAGCTTTACTTCAACGTGAACATACTGGTGAAGGTACTTTTGTTTACCAATCAATGCAAGATGCTGTATTAAACCTTTGCCGTATTAAATTACGTGACCAAATCATGTTAGATAACTTAGGTGCTCTTCCTCATTATGCAGTCTACCCTGACTGGAAATGGAGCAAAGCAATTCCTCGTGCTGAAAACACTGAAGGTGGTCAAGTTATTGGCTGGACTTACAAGGCCAAAGGTTGGGAAACTGATCCTAACGCTTACGTTTACATTGTTATTCAAAACGAAAACAAGAATTGGGATAAACTTTGCGAAGCAATGGGTCACCCAGAATGGGAAACTGATCCAAGATTTGTTGATTGGCAACACCGTCAATTACACAAAGAAGAACTTTACCCACTAATCGAAGAATACACGAAGCAATACGATAAATACACTCTAACTAAAGAACTTGGTGCTGCTGGTGTTCCTGTTGGTCCTGTTCTTGACTGGCATGAACTTGAAAACGATCCAGACTTAAACAAGGATGGCGCTATCGTTACTATTAATCAAGGCGGTAATCGTGGCGACTTTAAGACCATCGGTTTACCATTTACTCTTTCAAACTACAAGCCAGTTTACGATAAGGCTCCTGACCTAGGTGAGAACAACAAAGAAATTTTGTCTAAGTTAGGCTATGACCCAGATCAAATCGAAGATTTAGTTAACAAAGGCGTTATTTCTAAGGCTAAAGGTCCTAAGAATCCACGCGTTCATGTTATTATCGACGGCAAAGAACACTAA
- the oxc gene encoding oxalyl-CoA decarboxylase gives MVDDSLNRTGASLLIDALQKNGINNLYGVVGIPITDLARLAELRGMKYYGFRREDSAVNAAAAAGFLTKKPGVAMTVSAPGFLNGLTALAQATKNCFPLIMISGSSERHIIDLSQGDYEGLDQYNVAKPFCKKAYRVDRAQDVGLAVARAIRTAVSGRPGGVYLDLPADTIAQLNDDLGEKNMGVYKLVDPAPLQEPSDDAINRAVDIIKQAKKPLIILGKGAAYDRTEKQVQELINKTDIPFLPMSMAKGVVPDDDKHSASAARSLSLKGADVVILIGARLNWMLSYGNAPQFNPDAKFIQLDIDATQFDSAQKISAPLQGDLTSILNKLVPALTATGYKTPSDWLDAIAQDTAKNDAKFAKRIKAGETNPEFGYYGAIEPINDYFQEHPDTYLVSEGANTLDIGRDMIGMKLPRHRLDTGTWGVMGVGMGYAIATAIETGKHVVALDGDSAFGFDGMDVETMCRYNLPITVVVINNGGIYNGVDNVVPDQLGPTTLDPTARYDLIAKAFGGDNYYVTNYQEMKDTFATAVESGRPSIINVQIDPSMGKESGHIGNLNPSLNLKPLEEAEQEKIDKE, from the coding sequence ATGGTAGATGACTCTTTAAATAGAACCGGTGCCAGTTTATTAATTGACGCTTTACAAAAAAATGGTATTAATAACCTATACGGGGTTGTGGGGATTCCAATTACAGATTTAGCAAGATTAGCTGAATTAAGGGGAATGAAGTATTATGGCTTTCGTCGCGAAGACTCGGCTGTAAATGCTGCCGCAGCTGCAGGATTTTTAACCAAAAAACCTGGTGTAGCAATGACTGTATCGGCTCCAGGATTTTTGAATGGACTAACTGCCTTAGCTCAAGCTACTAAAAACTGTTTTCCATTAATTATGATCTCAGGATCTTCAGAACGTCATATTATTGACTTATCTCAAGGTGATTACGAAGGATTAGATCAATATAACGTTGCTAAACCTTTCTGTAAGAAAGCTTATCGTGTTGATAGAGCTCAAGATGTTGGTTTAGCAGTTGCACGTGCAATTCGTACTGCAGTTTCTGGTAGACCTGGTGGTGTTTACCTTGACTTACCAGCTGACACTATCGCTCAACTTAATGATGATCTTGGTGAAAAGAACATGGGTGTTTACAAGTTAGTTGACCCAGCTCCATTACAAGAGCCAAGTGATGACGCAATTAATCGTGCCGTTGATATCATCAAACAAGCTAAGAAGCCTTTAATCATTCTTGGCAAAGGTGCTGCTTATGATAGAACTGAAAAACAAGTTCAAGAATTGATTAACAAGACTGATATTCCATTTTTGCCAATGTCCATGGCCAAAGGTGTTGTGCCTGATGACGATAAGCACTCTGCATCTGCAGCTCGTTCATTATCATTAAAGGGTGCCGACGTTGTTATTCTAATTGGTGCTAGATTAAACTGGATGCTTTCATACGGAAACGCACCACAATTCAACCCAGATGCTAAATTTATTCAATTAGATATTGATGCAACCCAATTTGATTCTGCACAAAAGATCTCTGCCCCACTTCAAGGTGACTTAACCTCTATCTTAAACAAATTAGTTCCAGCTCTTACTGCAACTGGATATAAGACCCCTTCCGACTGGCTTGATGCAATTGCACAAGATACTGCAAAGAATGATGCTAAGTTTGCTAAGAGAATTAAAGCTGGCGAAACTAACCCAGAATTCGGTTACTACGGTGCTATTGAACCAATTAATGACTACTTCCAAGAACACCCTGATACTTATCTGGTAAGTGAAGGTGCTAACACACTTGATATTGGTCGTGACATGATCGGTATGAAACTTCCTCGTCATAGACTTGATACTGGTACTTGGGGAGTTATGGGCGTTGGCATGGGTTATGCTATCGCAACTGCTATTGAAACTGGCAAACATGTTGTTGCCTTAGATGGTGATAGTGCTTTTGGTTTTGACGGTATGGATGTTGAAACAATGTGCCGCTACAACCTCCCAATTACTGTTGTAGTTATTAACAACGGTGGTATTTACAACGGTGTTGATAATGTTGTTCCTGATCAATTAGGTCCAACTACCCTTGATCCAACCGCTAGATACGATTTAATTGCTAAAGCATTTGGCGGTGACAATTACTACGTAACTAATTATCAAGAAATGAAAGATACTTTTGCTACAGCTGTTGAATCTGGTCGTCCAAGTATCATTAATGTTCAAATTGATCCATCAATGGGTAAAGAATCTGGTCACATTGGCAATTTGAACCCATCCTTAAACTTAAAGCCGCTTGAAGAAGCTGAACAAGAAAAAATTGATAAGGAGTAA
- a CDS encoding AEC family transporter has translation MISILINDIIPILVIMLLGYLCGKFYFFDNDQRQGLNKLVLDIALPAALFISIVKATRKMFAQDIILTLISIVGVVGLFMLSYYLDKLLFHRTTQQAAVCALIAGSPTIGFLGFAVLDPIYGNNATTNLVIGIVSIIVNAITIPLGLALINKGQAATKKQATSNPNNKGTKVEVEDIKGKGIKKTKKKVMVTIPDGVPVTDAEAKALKEKGIEREIDLARAEIADHADEPHKQMNPTVKSVINAVKQPVAAAPLLAVILVLIGIRIPTSWAPTFDLIAKANAGVAVLAAGLALSTVKFSIDKEVIWNTFFRLFLTPAVIVAAAYICGMESDPTKISMLCLATGLPPAFSGIIISSRYNIYVKEGASSVAVSTVFFAVSCIFWIWLLPILAHMF, from the coding sequence ATGATTAGTATCCTAATTAACGACATAATCCCAATTTTGGTGATTATGTTACTAGGTTATCTCTGCGGAAAGTTTTACTTTTTCGATAATGATCAGAGACAAGGACTAAACAAATTGGTTCTTGATATCGCATTACCAGCAGCTTTATTCATTTCAATTGTTAAAGCTACCAGAAAAATGTTTGCGCAAGATATCATATTAACGTTAATTTCTATTGTTGGTGTGGTAGGTCTATTTATGTTGAGCTACTACTTAGATAAATTGTTGTTCCACAGAACTACGCAACAAGCTGCAGTTTGTGCCTTGATTGCAGGTTCTCCAACAATTGGATTCCTTGGTTTCGCTGTTTTGGACCCTATTTATGGAAATAATGCAACGACTAACTTAGTTATTGGTATTGTATCTATTATAGTTAATGCAATTACTATTCCTTTAGGATTAGCACTAATTAATAAAGGACAGGCAGCTACTAAGAAGCAGGCAACTTCAAATCCTAATAATAAGGGAACAAAAGTAGAAGTAGAGGATATAAAAGGCAAAGGCATAAAAAAAACCAAAAAGAAGGTTATGGTAACTATTCCCGATGGAGTACCAGTTACTGATGCTGAAGCAAAAGCCTTGAAAGAAAAAGGTATAGAACGTGAGATTGATTTAGCACGTGCGGAAATTGCTGATCATGCTGATGAACCGCATAAGCAAATGAATCCAACTGTAAAATCTGTTATCAATGCCGTTAAACAGCCAGTTGCTGCAGCTCCACTACTTGCGGTTATTTTGGTGTTAATTGGTATTAGAATTCCTACTTCTTGGGCACCAACCTTTGATTTGATTGCCAAAGCAAATGCTGGTGTTGCAGTTTTAGCAGCTGGGCTAGCTTTATCCACAGTTAAGTTTTCAATTGATAAGGAAGTTATTTGGAATACTTTCTTTAGATTATTCTTAACCCCAGCAGTAATTGTTGCAGCTGCTTATATTTGCGGTATGGAATCTGATCCTACTAAGATTTCAATGCTTTGTTTGGCAACTGGATTGCCACCAGCATTTTCTGGAATTATTATTTCTAGTCGTTACAACATCTATGTTAAGGAAGGTGCTAGTTCAGTGGCTGTTTCAACAGTATTCTTTGCAGTAAGTTGTATCTTCTGGATCTGGCTATTACCAATCTTGGCACATATGTTTTAA
- a CDS encoding DUF4097 family beta strand repeat-containing protein, protein MKNISKKFALIFMLFSLGLTLSACSIIITNNNNNKPAIKTTISNQGFNQLKVSAAITDISIKYGDKYNVEYGGPKNLKPTVSRKNGNMTIKQSASGVHHINGDPAITITVPKHLLKSLNLSTDDGDIEVENIATTNPISLNTDDGDIDINNLKSPSGRINTSDGDITISKLNSKNGFKINTDNGDIHISTSNFSGYNLNVDDGDIKVKSDSSSDTFTQNKNSANVLTASTQDGDIKIK, encoded by the coding sequence ATGAAAAATATTAGTAAAAAGTTCGCCTTAATTTTTATGTTATTCTCTCTCGGGCTGACTCTTTCAGCTTGTAGCATTATTATCACTAACAACAATAACAATAAACCTGCAATTAAAACTACTATTAGTAATCAGGGATTTAATCAACTAAAAGTCTCTGCTGCTATAACAGATATTTCTATTAAATATGGCGATAAATATAACGTTGAATATGGAGGCCCTAAGAATTTAAAGCCTACTGTTAGTAGAAAAAACGGCAATATGACAATTAAACAATCAGCATCTGGCGTTCACCACATTAACGGAGACCCTGCTATCACCATTACCGTACCAAAGCACCTATTGAAGAGTTTAAATCTTTCAACAGATGATGGTGATATTGAAGTTGAAAACATAGCTACTACAAATCCTATTTCTTTGAATACCGATGATGGTGATATTGATATTAACAATTTAAAATCTCCAAGCGGAAGAATTAATACTAGCGATGGAGATATCACTATCAGCAAACTAAATAGTAAAAATGGATTTAAGATAAACACAGATAATGGAGATATTCACATTTCTACGTCTAATTTTAGTGGCTATAACCTTAATGTAGATGATGGAGACATCAAAGTTAAAAGTGATTCATCTAGCGATACTTTTACACAGAATAAAAATAGTGCTAATGTTTTAACAGCTTCTACACAAGATGGAGATATCAAAATTAAATAG
- a CDS encoding NADPH-dependent oxidoreductase, producing the protein MIHNKTIDAQLNHRSIRKFKNTTLNKEQLETLYSVFAQTPTSMFMQNASLIHIIDPEQKKKIRELCNQKYVGAEGDLFIFVVDLYRNQQIRKQLGTDDGRVHTTDIFFQAMEDTLLAYQNVANAVESMDLGYVPLGTVNDHPLEMLKTLDLPKLTFPVLGMQVGVPDQKPQLKPRLPLQFTCFEGKYNKDFDVKELRDYDKVVTTYYDLRDSNRRIDSFTKQITGAKLDSHKTDRDELPEELHKQELCLDWQ; encoded by the coding sequence ATGATACATAACAAAACTATTGATGCACAATTAAATCACCGTTCAATTCGAAAATTTAAAAATACAACTTTAAATAAAGAACAATTGGAAACTTTATACTCAGTTTTTGCACAAACCCCAACTAGCATGTTCATGCAAAACGCTAGCTTGATACATATTATTGATCCTGAGCAAAAGAAAAAGATTAGAGAATTATGCAATCAAAAATATGTTGGTGCAGAAGGTGATCTATTCATCTTTGTCGTTGATTTATATCGTAATCAACAAATTAGAAAACAACTTGGCACGGATGATGGTCGTGTGCATACTACTGATATCTTTTTCCAAGCAATGGAAGATACCTTACTTGCCTATCAAAATGTTGCTAATGCCGTAGAAAGTATGGATTTAGGCTACGTACCACTTGGGACAGTTAATGATCATCCACTTGAAATGCTTAAGACACTTGATTTACCTAAATTAACTTTTCCAGTATTAGGAATGCAAGTTGGCGTGCCTGATCAAAAGCCACAATTAAAACCACGTTTACCATTACAGTTCACTTGTTTTGAAGGAAAATATAACAAGGACTTCGATGTAAAAGAACTACGTGATTATGACAAAGTAGTTACTACTTACTATGATTTACGTGATTCAAATCGTCGTATTGATTCATTTACTAAACAAATCACTGGCGCTAAGCTCGATAGTCACAAAACTGATCGTGATGAATTGCCAGAAGAACTGCATAAACAAGAGCTTTGCTTAGACTGGCAATAA
- a CDS encoding C69 family dipeptidase translates to MKPTECTTILVGKDATIDGSTMIARSEDGGRTIIPERFDVVMPADQPKHYESVISHQKIDDEDLLPNPLRYTSAPDASGENGIWAAAGINSDNIAMTATETITTNSRIQGVDPLLEKGGLGEEDFVTLTLPYIHSAYEGVERVGYLLEKYGTYEMNGMAFSDKDEIWYLETIGGHHWAARRIPDDAYVIAPNRLNIDEFYFDNDDFASSKDLKDLIEEYHLNPDLEGYNLRHIFGSSTIKDAHYNNPRAWYIHNYFDPDFGGEPSDQDQPFICHANRKISIEDIKWAESSHYQDTPFDAYGDQGTAEQKKTFRPIGINRNFETHILQIRNDVPEEIAGVQWLAFGPNTFNSMVPFYTNITTTPASFQTGPKFDLNKIFWLNKLTAQLGDTNFRVYGELEADFEQKSLAQCHKIQHETDKEIENYSGDELQDKLNKANQKMADTVYNNTVELLGNMVNEGHGLMTLKYDLLD, encoded by the coding sequence ATGAAACCAACCGAATGTACTACTATCTTAGTCGGAAAAGATGCAACTATTGATGGTTCAACAATGATAGCCCGTAGTGAAGATGGCGGCCGTACTATTATCCCTGAGCGATTTGATGTCGTAATGCCAGCTGATCAACCTAAACACTACGAAAGTGTAATTAGTCATCAAAAGATCGACGATGAAGATCTTCTCCCTAACCCTCTTCGCTATACTAGTGCACCTGACGCATCAGGTGAAAATGGAATTTGGGCTGCTGCTGGTATTAATTCAGATAATATTGCTATGACTGCAACTGAAACTATTACCACTAATTCAAGAATTCAAGGTGTTGATCCACTCCTTGAAAAAGGCGGCTTAGGTGAAGAAGATTTCGTGACTTTAACTTTGCCATATATTCATTCTGCCTATGAAGGTGTAGAACGCGTAGGATATTTACTTGAAAAGTATGGTACTTACGAAATGAACGGGATGGCTTTCTCTGATAAAGATGAAATTTGGTACCTTGAAACTATTGGTGGTCACCACTGGGCAGCTCGCCGTATTCCAGATGATGCGTACGTAATTGCCCCTAACCGTCTAAATATCGATGAATTTTATTTCGATAATGATGATTTTGCTTCATCAAAAGATTTAAAAGATTTAATTGAAGAATACCACTTAAATCCAGACCTTGAGGGCTATAACTTGCGTCACATCTTTGGCTCTTCAACAATTAAAGATGCTCACTACAATAATCCACGTGCTTGGTATATCCACAACTATTTCGACCCTGACTTTGGCGGTGAACCAAGTGATCAAGATCAACCATTTATTTGCCACGCAAATCGTAAAATCAGTATTGAAGATATTAAATGGGCTGAAAGTTCTCATTACCAAGACACTCCCTTTGATGCATATGGAGATCAAGGTACAGCTGAACAAAAGAAGACCTTCCGTCCAATCGGTATTAATAGAAACTTTGAAACTCATATTTTACAAATTAGAAATGACGTTCCAGAAGAAATTGCCGGTGTTCAATGGTTAGCATTTGGACCAAATACTTTTAACAGCATGGTTCCATTCTACACCAATATCACCACTACTCCAGCAAGCTTCCAGACTGGTCCTAAATTCGATTTAAATAAGATCTTCTGGTTAAATAAACTAACTGCTCAATTAGGTGATACTAATTTCCGTGTTTATGGTGAATTAGAAGCCGACTTTGAACAAAAGAGTCTTGCTCAATGCCATAAAATTCAACATGAAACTGATAAAGAAATTGAAAACTACTCCGGCGATGAACTCCAAGATAAGCTAAACAAAGCAAATCAAAAAATGGCTGATACAGTTTACAATAATACTGTTGAATTACTAGGAAACATGGTTAACGAAGGTCACGGCTTAATGACCTTAAAATATGACTTACTTGATTAG
- a CDS encoding AraC family transcriptional regulator: MNGEYHTLNNHSIETKVLFFGQENCPPNYFFKGNNVRNNYVIHYIQSGKGTFSVANHHAVNLKAGDIFLLPKDIPCFYQADGTEPWSYFWIGFSGVKIKGLLDNSKLTKKYYLRQLQTSETYESLKQLFDSLHYRSSLASDVLIESLIYKFFYHLITEYPAELNSKAKNANEELRLAVNYLEQNSANSTCTISALCDELDLSRSYLYSIFKKNLNISPQAFLTQLRMEKAKEKLLNSNYAIQQIANITGYTDAFTFSKAFKRYTGLSPKYYREKH, translated from the coding sequence ATGAATGGTGAATATCATACATTAAACAATCACAGTATTGAGACTAAGGTTTTATTTTTTGGACAAGAAAATTGTCCTCCAAACTACTTTTTCAAGGGTAATAATGTCCGTAACAATTATGTCATTCACTATATTCAATCAGGTAAAGGAACCTTTTCGGTAGCTAATCATCATGCTGTGAACTTAAAAGCCGGTGATATTTTCCTTCTTCCAAAGGACATACCTTGTTTTTATCAAGCTGACGGCACTGAACCCTGGTCATACTTCTGGATTGGTTTTTCAGGTGTAAAAATCAAGGGATTACTAGACAATTCTAAGTTGACTAAAAAATATTATTTACGTCAGCTTCAAACAAGTGAAACTTACGAAAGCCTAAAACAACTTTTCGATTCACTTCACTACCGTAGCTCCCTTGCTAGTGATGTATTAATTGAGTCATTAATCTATAAATTCTTTTACCACTTAATCACCGAATATCCTGCTGAATTAAATTCTAAAGCTAAAAATGCTAATGAAGAATTGCGTCTAGCAGTTAATTATTTAGAACAAAATTCTGCTAATTCCACTTGTACAATTAGTGCTCTATGTGATGAGCTCGACCTATCTCGAAGCTACTTATACAGCATTTTTAAGAAAAATCTGAATATTTCTCCGCAAGCATTTCTTACCCAGTTGCGGATGGAAAAAGCGAAGGAAAAATTATTAAATAGTAATTACGCTATTCAGCAAATTGCAAATATTACCGGTTATACGGATGCCTTTACTTTTTCAAAAGCTTTTAAGCGCTATACCGGCCTTAGTCCCAAATACTACCGAGAAAAGCATTAA
- a CDS encoding PTS sugar transporter subunit IIA, which produces MKDKDQGKMSLGARLAYSFGAFGNDSFYGLLSGYLIMFITSHLFNTGNAAEDARMISMVTLIIMVLRIVELFIDPFIGNAIDRTKTRWGHFRPWVVVGGSVSAVILLILFTNLGGLYQKNAILYMIVFAVLYITMDIFYSFKDVGFWSMLPSLTTNSREREKTATYARVGSTIGGGLVGILVMPAVIYFSVRPTSTGDDRGWFIFAAIICSIAFVSAWCVGLFTREVNSDIRKNKKDTKGIIGIFKALSGNDQLMWVALAYLFYGVAINITGSLEVYYFTYIMGMPKAFSIFSTINVFLGIIATSLFPLLSKKMSRKALFTSCLAVMLCGMGLFAVAGSNLPLVLLAASIFGFPQPMVFLIVLMVITDSVEYGQLKLGHRDESLALSVRPLIDKFGGAVSNGVVGQIAIMAGMTTGATASSITAAGKLNFKIMMFAVPAVMLVIAILIFASKVILSEKKHAEIVAELEKTWGKKFDKDSDNDIDSDVLIATPISGELMNLSQVNDKIFSSGAVGQGFAIKPSDGKVLAPFDATVRQVFTTRHAVGLVGDNGVVLLIHIGLGTVALNGTGFVSYVEQGQRVKKGQELIEFWDPTIKKAGLNDTVIVIVTNSDKFSDIDLMAKTGQAVQAEDNILELKVKKEEPALGGGEVEPTN; this is translated from the coding sequence ATGAAAGATAAAGATCAGGGAAAAATGTCACTGGGTGCTAGACTAGCATACAGTTTTGGTGCATTTGGTAATGATTCATTTTATGGATTACTATCAGGATATTTAATTATGTTTATTACCTCGCATTTATTCAATACAGGTAATGCGGCTGAAGATGCCAGAATGATTAGTATGGTTACATTGATTATCATGGTGTTAAGAATTGTTGAATTATTTATTGATCCATTTATTGGAAATGCAATTGATAGAACCAAGACCCGTTGGGGACATTTTAGACCATGGGTTGTAGTTGGTGGTAGTGTTTCAGCTGTGATTTTATTGATATTGTTCACTAACTTAGGCGGACTTTATCAAAAGAATGCAATCTTATACATGATTGTTTTTGCAGTTCTATACATCACAATGGATATCTTTTATTCATTTAAAGATGTCGGCTTTTGGTCAATGCTTCCATCTTTAACAACTAATTCTAGAGAACGGGAAAAAACTGCTACTTATGCTCGTGTAGGATCCACTATTGGTGGTGGGTTAGTTGGAATTCTAGTTATGCCAGCAGTTATCTACTTCTCAGTCCGTCCAACTTCTACGGGAGATGATCGTGGTTGGTTCATTTTTGCAGCAATTATTTGCTCAATTGCATTTGTTTCTGCATGGTGTGTTGGTTTATTTACTAGAGAAGTTAACAGCGATATTCGTAAAAATAAGAAAGATACTAAGGGAATTATTGGTATTTTTAAAGCTTTATCTGGTAATGATCAATTAATGTGGGTTGCACTTGCATACCTATTCTATGGAGTTGCAATTAATATTACTGGATCTCTTGAAGTTTACTATTTTACATATATTATGGGAATGCCAAAAGCATTTTCTATTTTTTCAACGATTAATGTATTCTTAGGAATTATTGCGACATCATTATTTCCACTTTTATCTAAAAAAATGAGTCGTAAGGCACTCTTTACCTCTTGTTTAGCTGTAATGCTTTGTGGAATGGGATTATTTGCAGTAGCTGGAAGTAATTTACCACTTGTTTTACTTGCTGCCTCAATTTTTGGCTTTCCACAACCAATGGTATTCTTAATCGTTTTGATGGTCATTACGGACTCAGTTGAATATGGCCAGTTAAAACTTGGACATCGTGACGAATCACTTGCGTTGTCTGTTCGTCCATTAATTGATAAGTTTGGCGGTGCCGTTTCAAATGGTGTTGTTGGTCAAATTGCGATTATGGCCGGGATGACTACTGGTGCTACTGCTTCGTCAATTACAGCAGCTGGTAAGCTTAATTTTAAAATAATGATGTTCGCTGTGCCTGCTGTTATGCTTGTAATTGCAATTTTAATTTTTGCAAGTAAAGTTATTTTAAGTGAAAAGAAACACGCAGAGATCGTAGCTGAACTTGAAAAGACCTGGGGCAAGAAATTTGATAAAGATAGTGATAATGATATTGATAGTGATGTCCTCATTGCTACTCCAATTTCTGGTGAATTGATGAATTTAAGTCAGGTTAATGACAAAATATTCTCATCTGGGGCCGTTGGACAAGGCTTTGCAATTAAGCCAAGTGATGGAAAGGTTCTGGCTCCATTTGATGCGACAGTTAGACAGGTATTTACTACAAGACATGCAGTTGGGCTAGTTGGTGATAACGGGGTAGTTCTATTAATTCATATTGGACTTGGAACGGTAGCACTAAACGGAACTGGATTTGTATCATATGTTGAACAGGGTCAAAGGGTAAAGAAGGGGCAAGAATTAATTGAATTCTGGGATCCCACTATTAAAAAGGCTGGGCTAAATGACACAGTTATTGTAATAGTAACAAATTCTGATAAGTTTTCAGATATTGACTTAATGGCGAAAACTGGTCAAGCCGTACAAGCAGAAGATAATATTTTAGAATTAAAAGTAAAGAAGGAAGAGCCAGCACTAGGAGGCGGAGAAGTTGAACCAACTAATTAA